CCAGCCTGCGGCCGGTCCCAGGCCACCGGGATTGCGCCGTCGGAAGTCAGCCCGCAACCAGAGGGCGCAGCAGAAAATACAGTCCCAGGCCCCCGACCACGAGCGCGGCCCCCCGGCGGAAAAGCCGGCTGGCCCGGCCCACGGCGGCGTTCTCCAGGCTGCGGCTGACCGCCCCGGCACAACTGCCGGCCACGAGGATGGGCAGGCAATGGCCCAGGGCAAACAGCGCGGCCAGGGCCGTCCCCCGGGCCACCTGCCCCTGGATCGTGACCACGGCCAGGATCGGGGCCAGAAACCCGAAGGTGCAGGCCCCGGACAGGCCGCCGTAGGCCAGTCCCAGGACCAAGGCCCCGGGGAGGCCGCGAAGGCGCAGACGGGAAGCCAGCCCCGCCCCCCCGGACCGGGACGGCAACACCCCCAGCATATCCAGGGACACGACGAGCAAAAGGCCCCCGACAACGGCCGGAAACACCGGGCCGACATCGCCAAGCATCCGCCCAAGCACGGCGCACCCCGCCCCGATGGCGGCTATCGTGACAAAGAGCCCCAGGGAAAAGGCGGCGGCGTAACGCAGGGCCAGGACGCCGGTGACCAGCCGGTTCTGCCCGGCCACGTAGCCCACGACAAGGGGTATCGAAGCCAGATGACAGGGGCTTAAAAGCACGCTGGCAAGCCCCCACAGGAACGCCCCGACCCCGGCAGCCGCGCCGGAGCCGGCCATCCAGGCGTTCACGGCCAGCAAAAAGCCGTCAAGCAACGCAAGCCCTACTCGGCCAACAGCCGGTCGAGCGTGTCGGCAATGGGCTTTTCATCGAGAAACCCCTCGTGGCGAGACACTTCCTTGCCGGTCTTATCATAGAAAATCTGGGTGGGGATGACGCGCAGGCCGAATTTCTGCGGCTCGTCGCGGTGCTCCCAGACATCTATAAAGATGATGGCGGCCCGGTCGGCATAGCGGGCCTCAATGGCGGCCAGCACAGGCTGCATCATCTTGCATGGGACGCAGGCCTTGGCCCCAAGGTCCACCAGGGTCACTTTGCCCGGCGCCGGCACAACCGGCACCGGCGCCGGGTCGGCAGCGAAGGCGGCCGCGGCCAGCAACAGGAAACCACAGACCAGCCCGGCCAGCCGCCGGCTCATAACCACCCCGCTTCAAGGCAAGGTGTTGCCCGGGGCGCAGCCGCCGCCGCGGCGACACTCGGACGACGCACGGCAAGAGCCAACCGGCAGGGGTCGGCAAGACTGGCGACAGGGACGCCAGCCTGGGGGACAGGCTCAGCGCCGACACAAACGACGGGATTCGTCACAAGGCAACTCCGGAAAAGGGTTTGCAGCCAGGGCAGCCATGATTTTGATATTTGGCAAAATAGGCAAACAGCGGTTTCGTGTCAATGCGCAGCCCAGGCCTCCGGCCAGGATCGCCCCCGGGCCGGCCATACCCAGGATTGCCTTCCCCTGCGCCCAAGCCCACAGGGGGCTCCCGCAAGCCTTTAGAGGCCTTTCCGCCCCTCCCAAACAGGCACCGTGTCGTTTTGTCCTCTGCCGGCCACGGGACGACAATCGAACCAATAGCCCGAAATGACGGTTGTTTTTTGTACCCAGGAGGAGCGGCCGGAGGACAACTCGCCCCACGGGCCGAAGCTGTAACCTTTTTACCCAATGCCGAGAGGATGGTGGGACAAGTTGTCCAAGACTCTTCAACCCCCGGAATTGGCTGGTTTTGTCCGGGCCGGTTGGTCGACGCCGTCGCCTGGGGCGGGCGCAGACGGTGCGCAATCGGCCAGACTGCCCCCGTGAGGAAAAGGTCTGACGTTTTAACTAGTTGAAATACATGGATCGCTGTTTTGGCCCGGGAATTGCTCTATGAGGGCAGCGTTTACGCTTACGCCAAACGGAAATCAGGTTTGGGGTCCGTTCGCAAAAACATAACCTTAACCACAGTGAGGTTGGCACCATGGCTGTTCGCGAGCAAGTTTACGGTTTCTTCATTCCCAGCGTGACCCTCATCGGCATCGGCGCTTCCAAACAGATCCCTGAGAAAATCAAGGCTCTGGGCGGTTCCAAACCGTTGATCGTCACCGACAAGGGTGTGGTCAAGGTCGGCATCTGCAAGCAGATCACCGACCTGCTCGACGCCGCTGGCATGAAGTACCATGTCTACGACGAAACCATCCCCAACCCGACCGACGCCAACGTCCACAAGGGCGTGGAAGTTTACAAGGCCAACGGCTGCGACAGCCTCATCACCCTGGGCGGCGGTTCCTCGCACGACTGCGGCAAGGGCATCGGCCTTGTCGTTTCCAACGGCGGCAAGATCCATGACTTCGAAGGCGTGGACAAGTCCTCCAAGTCCTTCATGCCGTACCTGGCCGTCAACACCACGGCCGGCACCGCTTCCGAAATGACCCGTTTCTGCATCATCACCGATCTGTCCCGCCACGTGAAGATGGCCATCGTCGACTGGCGCGTGACCCCGCATATCGCCATTGACGACCCGGTCCTGATGGTTGGCATGCCCCCGGCGCTGACCGCCGCCACCGGCATGGACGCTCTGACCCACGCCGTCGAGGCCTTCGTGTCCACCATCGCCAACCCGATGACCGACGCCTGCGCCATCGAAGCCTTCAAGCTGATCTTCAAGTACCTGCGCAAGGCCGTGGCCAACGGACAGGACATCGAAGCCCGCGAAGGCATGTGCTTCGCCCAGTACCTGGCCGGCATGGCCTTTAACAACGCCTCCCTGGGCCACGTCCACGCCATGGCGCACCAGCTCGGCGGCTTCTATGACCTGCCGCACGGCGAGTGCAACGCCATCCTGCTGCCCCATGTCGAGAAGTTCAACCTGATCGCCAAGGTTGAGAAGTTCGCCGCCATGGCCGAGATCATGGGCGAAAACACCGCCGGCCTGGCCCCGCGCGACGCCGCCGAACTGGCCCTCAAGGCCATTCGCCAGCTGTCCGCTGACGTCGGCATCCCGGCCGGCCTGATCGACCTCGGCAAGAAGTACGGCAAGGACGTCAAGGCCTCCGACATCCCGACCATGACCGGCAACGCCCAGAAGGACGCCTGCGGATTCACCAACCCCCGCTGCCCGACCGACAAGGACGTGACCGACATCTACACCGCCGCCCTGTAAAGGACGCGGACTCGCGCAAAGGGGGGCCAATCGGCCCCCCTTTGATGACCGGCCCCCACACCGCGCCGCGTCCCCGGGCAGGACCACCCACGCCCGCAGACAGGCCGGCCGGACCGGACAATCCTTGACAAAAACGGCAACAGCGCCATGGCCGCCGATCGTGGCAGCGATCCCGGTCATGTCTTAACGGACGCATTATCTGGCCGAAAATGTGTCCCAATGGACCTAAAATGCGGCCCCTGGCGGCCCGATTTTTCGGACTTTGTTCCAATTTGACACAAAGTCAGCGCACAACAGAATTTCGACTTTTGGCGTAACATCTCGTTTTTACGAAGCTATTTCCTCCAGGCTCGACGCCCGGTCCGGGGTGGTAAACACCTGACCGCCGTGCTATCCACACCCGGACCGCGGTCGTCGTGCCCGCCGGGGGGGTCTGGGCTCCTGGACGCTCCGCTTGCGATAGTGTCGTCACCTTTCACGTCAACCGGATAGGACCGAATGAACATCATCAATCTCACCCGCGACTATGACGAGGACTTCGTTCACAGGGTGGAGGAGGAGTCCGGTCAGAAAGTCAGCCTGTGCTACCAGTGCGGCAACTGCACGGCCGGCTGTCCGTACACCTTCGTTTACGACATTCCCGTCAGTCAGATCATGCGTCTCGTCCAGGCCGGCCAAAAAAAGACCGTGCTCTCGAGCAAATCCATCTGGCTCTGCGCCACCTGCGAATCCTGTACCACCCGGTGTCCCAACAACATCGACGTGGCCTGCATCATGGACGTCCTGCGCCACATGGCCCGCCGCGAAGGGCTGGCCGCCGTGCCCCAGGTCAAAACCTTCTGGGACAGTTTCCTCGATTCCGTGCGCGCCCACGGCCGGGTCTTCGAACTGGGCCTTCTGATCAACTACGTCGCCAAGACCGGACGGTTCTGGACCGACATGGACCTCGGCCCCAAAATCCTGCCCAAAGGCAAGCTCGCCATGAAGCCCCACGAGATCCAGGGCAAAGAGCATGTGGCCCGGATTTTCGAGCGTTTTGAGAGGGAGTCCAACTCATGAGCGAAGCCATCGCCTACTACCCGGGGTGTTCGGGACTGGGCACCTCCAAGGAGTACGACACCTCCACCCGGGCCGTGTGCGCCGCGTTGGGGTTGTCCCTGGTCGACATTCCGGATTGGAGCTGCTGCGGTTCCACCCCGGCCCACACCAAGGACCACACCCTGTCCGCCGCCCTGTCCGCCAGGAACCTCCAGCTCGTCTCCGGCATGGGGCTCAAAGCCGCGGCCACGCCCTGCCCGAGCTGCCTGACCAACCTGCGCACCGCCAACCACCGTATCGAGGCCGCCCCGTTTAAGGCCAAGGTGGACAAGCTCCTCGACGAACCCTACGGCGGCGACGTCAATGCCATCTCCGTGCTCCAGGCCCTGGTGGAAAACATCGGGGTCGAGACCATCGCCTCGGCCGTGCGCACGCCCTTAAAGGGCCTCAAAGTCGCCTGCTACTACGGCTGCATCATGAACCGGCCGCCCGAACTTATGGCCTTTGACGACTGCGAAAACCCCATGGCCATGGACAACATCCTGGCGGCCCTGGGAGCCGAAGTCGTTCCCTTCCCGCTCAAAGTCGAATGCTGCGGCGCTTCCTACGGCATTCCCCGGCCCGATGTGACGGCCGCGCTGTCCGGCAAACTGCTGGAAGCGGCTGTCGGCGTCGGCGCGGACATGGTCGCCGTGGCCTGCCCCCTGTGCCAGATGAACCTCGACCTCCGGCAAGGTCAGGTCAACCGGGCCATGGGGACACACTACCGGATTCCGGTGCCCTACTTCACCCAGCTCATGGGCGTGGCGCTCAATATTCCGGATGGGGAAATCGGTTTCGGCAAACTCAACGTCGATCCGAGGCCGGTCCTTTCCAAGGCCCTGTCGGGCGCGGACTAACAGGCGAGGGAGCATAGGCAATGCGAATTGGCGTTTTCGTCTGCCACTGCGGCAGCAACATCGAAGGCACGGTCGATACCGGGACCGTGGCCAAGGCAGCCCTGGACTTTCCTGAGGTCGTCTACGCCACGGATACCATGTACGCCTGCTCGGAACCCGGCCAGGACGGCATCATCCAGGCCATCAAAGACAAGAACCTCACCGGCGTGGTGGTGGCCTCCTGCACCCCGCGCATGCACGAGCCCACGTTCCGCCGGGCCGTCGAACGGGCGGGTCTTAACCGCTTCATGTTCGAAATGGCCAACATCCGGGAACACGTCTCCTGGATCGGCAAGGACCGCGAGGCCAATACCAACAAATCCGTTGATCTGGTGCGCATCGCCGTGGAAAAACTGCGACGCGACGCGCCGCTTATTCCCAGCAAGTTCTCCGTCAACAAGCGCGTGATGATCATCGGCGGCGGCGTGGCCGGCATCCAGGCGGCCCTTGACTGCGCCGACGGCGGCCTCGAAGTCGTCCTGGTCGAACGCGACTCGTCGATTGGCGGCAAGATGGCCAAGCTCGACAAGACCTTTCCCACGGTCGACTGTTCGAGCTGCATCCTCGGTCCCAAGATGGTCGACGTGGCCCAGCATCCCAACATCACCCTGCACGCCTACTCCGAAGTCGATTCCATCGGCGGCTACGTGGGCAACTTCCAGGTGCAGGTGAAGAAAAAAGCCACCTACGTGGACTGGGAACTGTGCACCGGTTGCGGCGCCTGCATGGAGAAGTGCCCGAGCAAGAAGAATCCCGATGCCTTCAACGAGAAAATCGGGCCGAGCACCTCGATCAACATCCCGTTTCCCCAGGCCATTCCGAAAAAGGCCTATATCGACGCCACCACCTGCCGCCAGTTCGTCAAGGGCAAGTGCGGCGTGTGCGCCAAGGTCTGTCCCACCGGAGCCATCCGCTACGACATGACCGATGAGATCGTCACCGAGGACGTGGGCGCCATCGTCGCCGCCACCGGCTACGACCTCTTCGACATCAGCAAGATTGCCGAGTACGGCGGCGGCCGCTACCCCGACGTCATCACGGGCCTGCAATACGAGCGCCTGCTGTCGGCTTCCGGTCCCACCGGCGGCCACATCAAGCGGCCCTCCGACGGCAAGGAACCGAAAAACATCGTGTTCATCCAGTGCGTCGGTTCGCGCGACAAGTCGCTCGACCGCCCCTACTGCTCCGGTTTCTGCTGCATGTACACGGCCAAGCAGACCATCCTGACCAAGGACCACATTCCCGATTCCCAGTCCTATGTCTTTTACATGGACATCCGCGCCCCCGGAAAAATGTACGACGAGTTCACCCGCC
The window above is part of the Desulfovibrio sp. TomC genome. Proteins encoded here:
- a CDS encoding cytochrome c biogenesis CcdA family protein, which produces MLDGFLLAVNAWMAGSGAAAGVGAFLWGLASVLLSPCHLASIPLVVGYVAGQNRLVTGVLALRYAAAFSLGLFVTIAAIGAGCAVLGRMLGDVGPVFPAVVGGLLLVVSLDMLGVLPSRSGGAGLASRLRLRGLPGALVLGLAYGGLSGACTFGFLAPILAVVTIQGQVARGTALAALFALGHCLPILVAGSCAGAVSRSLENAAVGRASRLFRRGAALVVGGLGLYFLLRPLVAG
- a CDS encoding thioredoxin family protein → MSRRLAGLVCGFLLLAAAAFAADPAPVPVVPAPGKVTLVDLGAKACVPCKMMQPVLAAIEARYADRAAIIFIDVWEHRDEPQKFGLRVIPTQIFYDKTGKEVSRHEGFLDEKPIADTLDRLLAE
- a CDS encoding iron-containing alcohol dehydrogenase produces the protein MAVREQVYGFFIPSVTLIGIGASKQIPEKIKALGGSKPLIVTDKGVVKVGICKQITDLLDAAGMKYHVYDETIPNPTDANVHKGVEVYKANGCDSLITLGGGSSHDCGKGIGLVVSNGGKIHDFEGVDKSSKSFMPYLAVNTTAGTASEMTRFCIITDLSRHVKMAIVDWRVTPHIAIDDPVLMVGMPPALTAATGMDALTHAVEAFVSTIANPMTDACAIEAFKLIFKYLRKAVANGQDIEAREGMCFAQYLAGMAFNNASLGHVHAMAHQLGGFYDLPHGECNAILLPHVEKFNLIAKVEKFAAMAEIMGENTAGLAPRDAAELALKAIRQLSADVGIPAGLIDLGKKYGKDVKASDIPTMTGNAQKDACGFTNPRCPTDKDVTDIYTAAL
- a CDS encoding 4Fe-4S dicluster domain-containing protein codes for the protein MNIINLTRDYDEDFVHRVEEESGQKVSLCYQCGNCTAGCPYTFVYDIPVSQIMRLVQAGQKKTVLSSKSIWLCATCESCTTRCPNNIDVACIMDVLRHMARREGLAAVPQVKTFWDSFLDSVRAHGRVFELGLLINYVAKTGRFWTDMDLGPKILPKGKLAMKPHEIQGKEHVARIFERFERESNS
- a CDS encoding CoB--CoM heterodisulfide reductase iron-sulfur subunit B family protein, with product MSEAIAYYPGCSGLGTSKEYDTSTRAVCAALGLSLVDIPDWSCCGSTPAHTKDHTLSAALSARNLQLVSGMGLKAAATPCPSCLTNLRTANHRIEAAPFKAKVDKLLDEPYGGDVNAISVLQALVENIGVETIASAVRTPLKGLKVACYYGCIMNRPPELMAFDDCENPMAMDNILAALGAEVVPFPLKVECCGASYGIPRPDVTAALSGKLLEAAVGVGADMVAVACPLCQMNLDLRQGQVNRAMGTHYRIPVPYFTQLMGVALNIPDGEIGFGKLNVDPRPVLSKALSGAD
- a CDS encoding CoB--CoM heterodisulfide reductase iron-sulfur subunit A family protein — encoded protein: MRIGVFVCHCGSNIEGTVDTGTVAKAALDFPEVVYATDTMYACSEPGQDGIIQAIKDKNLTGVVVASCTPRMHEPTFRRAVERAGLNRFMFEMANIREHVSWIGKDREANTNKSVDLVRIAVEKLRRDAPLIPSKFSVNKRVMIIGGGVAGIQAALDCADGGLEVVLVERDSSIGGKMAKLDKTFPTVDCSSCILGPKMVDVAQHPNITLHAYSEVDSIGGYVGNFQVQVKKKATYVDWELCTGCGACMEKCPSKKNPDAFNEKIGPSTSINIPFPQAIPKKAYIDATTCRQFVKGKCGVCAKVCPTGAIRYDMTDEIVTEDVGAIVAATGYDLFDISKIAEYGGGRYPDVITGLQYERLLSASGPTGGHIKRPSDGKEPKNIVFIQCVGSRDKSLDRPYCSGFCCMYTAKQTILTKDHIPDSQSYVFYMDIRAPGKMYDEFTRRAMEEYGARYIRGRVAMVYPKGDKLMVRGADTLAGTQVEIEADLVVLAAGAEAAKGAPQLAEKLRISYDKYGFFMESHPKLKPVETNTAGVYLAGSCQGPKDIPQSVGQGSAAAAKVLALFSKDMLESDPQISRVDIKRCVGCGKCIMTCPFKAIKEVEFRGQKKAEVIETVCQGCGICTSTCPQGAIQLSHFTDNQILAEVNALCQS